The Cherax quadricarinatus isolate ZL_2023a chromosome 53, ASM3850222v1, whole genome shotgun sequence genome includes a region encoding these proteins:
- the LOC128692236 gene encoding uncharacterized protein — MNLLVFVFLAAAVCASDVEKRDAEPGHKYLHPHYTPYSHHAGKRAAEPEADPTYPLHYVSSYLHLNKHYRYLRSAEPEAEPTYPRYYAPSYPYLNLYRHARSAEPEADPTYPRYYTPSYPYLSLYRHARSAEPEAEPTYPRYYVPSYPPVKSHYRHGRSAEPEAEPTYPHLYIPSYYKVNSH, encoded by the exons ATGAATCTATTG GTGTTTGTGTTCCTGGCGGCTGCCGTTTGCGCTTCTGATGTTGAGAAGCGAGATGCGGAGCCCGGCCACAAATATTTGCACCCACATTATACCCCATACAGCCATCATGCTGGTAAAAGGGCGGCAGAGCCAGAGGCTGATCCAACTTATCCTTTACACTACGTTTCATCATACCTTCACTTGAATAAGCACTATCGCTATCTGAGATCTGCAGAGCCAGAGGCTGAACCTACCTACCCTCGGTACTATGCCCCATCTTACCCTTACTTGAATCTCTATCGTCATGCAAGATCAGCAGAGCCAGAGGCTGACCCTACCTACCCTCGGTACTATACTCCGTCTTACCCTTACTTGAGTCTCTATCGCCATGCAAGATCTGCAGAGCCAGAGGCTGAACCTACCTACCCTAGGTACTATGTTCCATCCTACCCTCCAGTGAAAAGCCACTACCGCCACGGGAGATCTGCAGAGCCAGAAGCTGAACCTACCTACCCACATCTCTATATTCCATCATACTACAAAGTGAATTCCCACTAG
- the LOC128692237 gene encoding apidaecins type 73-like, protein MTFLVFVFLAAAVCASEVEKRDAEPSHKYLRPHYTPYHHHAGKRAAEPEAEPTYPRYYAQSYPYLSLYRHARSAEPEAEPTYPRYYAQSYPYLSLYRHARSAEPEAEPTYPRYYAQSYPYLSLYRHARSAEPEAEPTYPRYYAQSYPYLSLYRHARSAEPEAEPTYPRYYAQSYPYLSLYRHARSAEPEAEPTYPRYYAQSYPHLYPYRHVRSAEPEAEPTYPHLYIPSYYKVNSHYRY, encoded by the exons ATGACTTTTTTG GTTTTTGTGTTCCTGGCGGCTGCCGTTTGCGCTTCTGAAGTTGAAAAGCGAGATGCGGAGCCCAGCCACAAATATTTGCGTCCACATTATACCCCATACCATCATCATGCTGGTAAAAGGGCGGCAGAGCCAGAGGCTGAACCTACCTACCCTAGGTACTATGCTCAGTCTTACCCTTACTTGAGTCTCTATCGTCATGCAAGATCGGCAGAGCCAGAGGCTGAACCTACCTACCCTAGGTACTATGCTCAGTCTTACCCTTACTTGAGTCTCTATCGTCATGCAAGATCTGCAGAGCCAGAGGCTGAACCTACCTACCCTAGGTACTATGCTCAGTCTTACCCTTACTTGAGTCTCTATCGTCATGCAAGATCTGCAGAGCCAGAGGCTGAACCTACCTACCCTAGGTACTATGCTCAGTCTTACCCTTACTTGAGTCTCTATCGTCATGCAAGATCTGCAGAGCCAGAGGCTGAACCTACCTACCCTAGGTACTATGCTCAGTCTTACCCTTACTTGAGTCTCTATCGTCATGCAAGATCTGCAGAGCCAGAGGCTGAACCTACCTACCCTAGGTACTATGCTCAGTCTTACCCTCACTTGTATCCCTATCGCCACGTAAGATCTGCAGAGCCAGAAGCTGAACCTACCTACCCACATCTCTATATTCCATCATACTACAAAGTGAATTCCCACTATCGCTACTAG